In one window of Bdellovibrio bacteriovorus DNA:
- a CDS encoding carbonic anhydrase: MRALALTLLFTPLVTLANDPTPGVSASQSLSWLKNGNTRYTHHKLRADGQSKEDVTRLSTGQKPHAIVLSCSDSRVPPEILFDQKLGEIFVVRTAGEALGDNAIGSIEYAVEHLGSKLIVVMGHTSCGAVKAAHGSLDGSSVGTPALDNLVKDIHPRISSFKGKSPSANFEQESWANTEGVAQDLGKRSKLLAEKLKKGEVTIVPSLYNLETGIVTFREGPTTLPTRAVANSNDKKFNPITAAKPAKPESHDHH; encoded by the coding sequence GTGAGAGCCCTCGCTTTAACGTTACTATTTACTCCCCTAGTCACATTAGCCAACGACCCCACCCCGGGAGTATCCGCGTCTCAGTCCCTCTCATGGCTGAAAAATGGCAACACACGCTACACCCATCATAAACTGCGCGCTGACGGACAAAGCAAAGAGGATGTCACTCGGCTAAGCACGGGACAAAAACCTCATGCCATCGTATTAAGCTGCAGCGATTCGCGGGTTCCACCTGAAATCCTATTTGATCAAAAGTTGGGAGAAATCTTTGTGGTCCGAACCGCGGGTGAAGCCTTGGGCGACAACGCCATCGGCAGCATTGAATACGCGGTCGAGCACTTAGGATCAAAGTTGATCGTCGTGATGGGTCATACATCTTGTGGCGCCGTCAAAGCAGCCCATGGCAGCCTTGACGGATCATCAGTGGGAACCCCCGCCTTAGACAATTTGGTCAAAGATATTCATCCCCGAATTTCTTCGTTTAAAGGAAAATCACCAAGCGCGAATTTCGAACAAGAATCGTGGGCCAATACCGAAGGTGTGGCTCAGGATTTAGGGAAAAGATCAAAATTGCTTGCCGAGAAGTTAAAAAAAGGCGAAGTGACCATCGTGCCTTCTTTGTATAATCTTGAAACCGGGATCGTCACTTTCCGAGAAGGTCCCACCACCTTACCCACGCGCGCCGTTGCTAATTCCAACGATAAAAAATTTAATCCGATCACAGCCGCGAAACCAGCTAAACCCGAGTCCCACGATCATCACTAA
- a CDS encoding pseudouridine synthase, which produces MNILYEDSHFFAIDKPAGHFVHPPERSPYPVPPEKICLYTLRRHYKQEVFPVHRLDAPTTGIVLFSFERSGARELGRLFMERRMHKGYEAVVRGHLEKQGRIDLPLEVLGEEQMMEAKTQYQVHAEIELPFSVGKKYSTSRYSWLKIQPETGRWHQIRRHFDRIAHPLIGDIEHGDTYHNRFFRDQLGIQGLCLKATQLEFVHPWTKKQMVLTAPICERWKRIEKLFLDTETFLQESQSRE; this is translated from the coding sequence ATGAATATCCTCTATGAAGATTCTCACTTTTTTGCGATCGACAAGCCGGCGGGGCACTTCGTGCATCCCCCCGAACGCTCGCCTTATCCCGTTCCGCCAGAAAAAATCTGTTTGTACACCTTAAGACGTCACTACAAACAAGAAGTCTTTCCGGTTCACCGTTTAGATGCGCCCACCACCGGGATCGTCTTATTTTCATTTGAAAGATCCGGCGCACGTGAGCTGGGTCGTCTTTTTATGGAAAGGCGCATGCATAAAGGTTACGAAGCTGTCGTGCGCGGGCATTTAGAAAAACAAGGCCGTATTGATCTGCCGCTAGAAGTTTTAGGCGAAGAACAAATGATGGAGGCAAAAACCCAATATCAAGTTCACGCCGAAATAGAGTTGCCGTTTTCAGTGGGTAAGAAATATTCAACCAGCCGTTATTCTTGGCTTAAGATCCAACCAGAAACGGGCCGCTGGCACCAGATCCGCCGCCACTTTGATCGTATTGCGCATCCTTTGATTGGCGATATTGAACATGGTGATACCTATCACAATCGGTTCTTCCGCGATCAGCTAGGCATTCAAGGTCTTTGCCTGAAAGCAACACAGCTAGAGTTCGTTCATCCGTGGACCAAAAAACAAATGGTCCTCACCGCTCCTATTTGCGAAAGATGGAAACGCATTGAAAAGCTCTTCCTCGATACAGAAACTTTTCTGCAAGAGTCTCAGTCTCGAGAATAA
- a CDS encoding helix-turn-helix domain-containing protein, which translates to MGKKSEFHIYLKDLRLRAALSQEAVAHALGYESSQFISNWERGLSHPPLKAVPTLAQIYQVSIREMYEKLESAILKDLKSSLRKRFEKI; encoded by the coding sequence ATGGGAAAAAAATCAGAATTTCATATTTACCTTAAAGACCTGCGCCTGCGGGCCGCACTTTCTCAAGAGGCCGTGGCGCATGCCCTTGGATATGAAAGTTCGCAGTTTATTTCAAATTGGGAAAGAGGCCTTTCGCATCCTCCTTTAAAAGCCGTACCGACTCTGGCCCAAATATACCAGGTGTCCATACGAGAAATGTATGAAAAGTTAGAAAGCGCGATCTTAAAGGATCTAAAGTCCTCATTAAGAAAGCGCTTTGAGAAAATTTAG
- a CDS encoding NAD(P)H-dependent flavin oxidoreductase, with translation MASHFLKTEFPIIQAPMAGAQDIQLAIAVAKAGGLGSLPCAMLNPEQIRGEVAKFRAATQKPLNLNFFCHQAPPAVSSKEAAWRKLLEPYYREFKVDPNLKVNSPSRSPFDVTLCALVEELKPEVVSFHFGLPSENLLARVKKVAMVIASATTVAEGVWLEAHGCDAVIAQGLEAGGHRGNFLSDDLGIQMGTFSLVPLLADALKVPVIASGGISDERGAKAAMILGAKAIQVGTSYLFCPEAKISAFHKEKLSEKYAPTALTNLFSGRPARGIVNRLMKDLGAMNSLVPEFPLAGGALAPLKEAAGSSEKGDFSSLWAGQSASLNKPRSAKEITEALGKSALQFSN, from the coding sequence ATGGCGTCACACTTTCTTAAAACCGAATTTCCAATCATTCAAGCCCCTATGGCGGGCGCCCAAGATATTCAACTCGCTATTGCGGTAGCTAAGGCGGGAGGCTTGGGATCATTGCCTTGTGCGATGTTAAATCCAGAACAAATTCGCGGTGAAGTCGCTAAGTTTCGTGCGGCGACGCAAAAACCTTTGAATTTAAATTTCTTTTGTCATCAAGCGCCCCCGGCGGTTTCAAGTAAAGAGGCTGCATGGAGGAAGTTATTAGAGCCGTACTATCGTGAGTTCAAAGTTGATCCAAACTTAAAGGTGAACTCTCCGTCGCGCAGTCCTTTTGATGTAACTTTGTGCGCGCTTGTTGAAGAACTAAAGCCTGAAGTTGTCAGTTTTCATTTTGGTTTGCCGTCAGAAAATCTTTTAGCAAGAGTCAAAAAAGTGGCTATGGTGATCGCGTCTGCCACTACCGTGGCTGAAGGAGTTTGGCTTGAAGCTCACGGATGTGATGCGGTGATTGCACAAGGTCTGGAGGCTGGCGGACACCGCGGAAACTTTTTAAGTGATGATCTGGGAATACAAATGGGAACTTTCTCGTTGGTGCCGCTGCTTGCAGATGCTCTTAAGGTTCCGGTGATTGCGAGTGGCGGTATCAGTGATGAACGGGGAGCAAAAGCCGCCATGATTTTGGGGGCCAAAGCCATTCAGGTGGGAACGTCGTATCTTTTTTGCCCCGAGGCGAAGATTTCTGCTTTCCATAAAGAAAAATTATCTGAAAAATATGCGCCAACGGCTCTCACGAATCTTTTTAGTGGGCGACCTGCGCGCGGGATTGTGAATCGATTGATGAAAGATCTGGGGGCAATGAACTCTTTGGTCCCGGAATTTCCGTTGGCGGGAGGAGCCTTGGCTCCTCTTAAAGAAGCGGCAGGCTCTTCTGAAAAAGGGGACTTTTCGTCTTTATGGGCCGGGCAATCGGCCTCGCTCAATAAACCCCGTTCCGCAAAAGAGATTACCGAAGCTTTGGGGAAATCCGCTCTGCAATTCTCAAATTGA
- a CDS encoding beta strand repeat-containing protein: protein MSLMIGLNAHASPASLTYQGRIVKADGSPLEYGNVSFQFEILSSSGLCVLYREQVNGINMVHSNGIFDVRIGASHSYPLSASFSIVDSFNNSVNQTCDGGSVFAPSATEGRIMRVQFHDGTAWRLISPDTQIRSVPYAGYATSAAKLGDKTAADFVARPAVCTAGQVITFDGTNFNCAAGGGGGGGSGTVTSVVAGAGLAGGTITTTGTISLAPIADKSLLANISGSSAVPTATTISALIDSAISNTQGGILYRNNTGWVALPPGTNGQYLQTQGASANPQWATVSAGSSGTVTSVSAGTGLTGGPITTSGSLAVNVGTGANQIPQLDGSGKLVAAVIPTNIVTSSTTLGGDLSGNLPNPNVVGLRGRAIDATAPTDGQVLIWDNGNTTWKAQHVRMEDVRNAWGGTQMIPATACAANQAMIWSVLTDRFTCQNIGSLDAAAITTGVLNTGRLGTGTADNTKYLRGDGTWQTISSSDATKLPLAGGQMAGDIDMNTHKITNVSNVPWTAVNPGGSNDMQSLRWDDTAKEWKWFTAGAAGSGITSVNGATGAAHTLAPTASGTSYGFTTSSNTHTFSIPSASGAGVTAGTISKTEYDSFAAKQAPGNYATALSGDVTSTGYSAGTLTTSIANNAVVTAKINDGAVTGAKLEDVSGLVAGTYPKVTVDAKGRVTTGASLAATDIPNLDAAKIATGVFPVARLATGTPDGTKFLRDDGTWQPVSVTETDPQVGANTTNYVSKWDGSALVASGISEVSGNVGIGIASASYPLEIQKNHNGETSLRLRNTNTGNASEAGIVIENNAGIAGNIFSTSANYAAVTAYQDRFNVVAATNVSGLTLAAENGDIRFLATGQNERMRMTATGDLGIGVVSPDAKLHVAGQIKITGGSPGLGKVLTSDANGLATWQTASVTETDPQVGANATNYLSKWDGSALVTSGVFENGGNVGIGTGSPGAPLDIGGTVKLGLNAAGGADQFVFSNTTGNAYLFGYSTGNTSATIGAYNWNTSSGVDLVFNPSGGNVGIGTTSPTSALDVNGVVRIRGGTPGAGKVLTASDANGNATWVTPTAGGSGTVTSVAAGTGLTGGTITTTGTLAVNVGTGANQIPQLDGSGKLLAAVLPTDLVTTSTTLGDDLSGSLPNPKVVRVQGRAVASTAPADGQVMLWDTNTWKPEYVRMQDIRNAWGGTQMIPSTACTASETMAWSVVTDRFTCQSIGSLNASTITGGVLATGRLGTGTADATTYLRGDGTWQSISSSETDPKVGANTTNYLSKWNGTALVASAVSESSGSVGIGTASPSQKLHVRSANASDEIRIENTSSSAARNPRVAIVNYQGAVAGSGGFPETRFVNLRGTSASASATTSGDMLGIMSFYGMGATDWVQGAKISVGTEETFTDGTAASYMTFATTSSGAASSTEKIRITASGNVGVGTTSPGAKLEVAGQVKITGGSPGNGKVLTSDGAGLASWQNVSYSETDPKIGSNSTNYVSKWNGSALVASGISDDGTNVAVTGNLRTTGQISTPSQALTVASIDWNSGNTAKTSYDCSGNLSFANLRDGGTYTLVVTSTGTTQCSFSTTTTGTDSGTVSYRFKPANAARTASSYTVYTLLRVGNEVLVSWTSGF, encoded by the coding sequence TTGAGCCTCATGATAGGCTTAAATGCGCATGCGTCTCCAGCATCTCTGACGTATCAAGGTCGCATCGTAAAAGCAGATGGCAGTCCCCTTGAATACGGCAACGTGAGCTTCCAATTTGAAATCCTTAGCTCCTCAGGTCTCTGTGTTTTGTATCGCGAACAAGTTAACGGCATCAACATGGTGCACTCAAACGGTATCTTCGATGTGAGAATCGGAGCCTCTCATAGTTATCCTTTAAGTGCGTCTTTTAGTATCGTGGATAGTTTTAATAACTCCGTTAATCAAACTTGTGATGGCGGATCTGTATTTGCTCCTTCAGCCACTGAAGGGCGCATCATGCGCGTGCAATTTCATGATGGCACGGCTTGGCGTTTGATTTCTCCTGACACGCAAATTCGTTCTGTGCCTTATGCCGGTTACGCAACATCGGCGGCAAAACTGGGTGATAAGACGGCGGCGGATTTCGTCGCCCGTCCGGCGGTTTGTACCGCAGGCCAGGTTATTACTTTTGATGGCACCAATTTTAACTGTGCCGCTGGTGGCGGCGGTGGTGGCGGCAGCGGAACCGTGACAAGTGTGGTGGCGGGTGCCGGTCTTGCCGGCGGTACGATCACTACGACCGGAACTATTTCATTAGCACCGATCGCCGATAAAAGTCTTTTAGCAAATATCAGTGGTTCCTCGGCCGTACCCACGGCGACGACGATCTCAGCGTTGATTGATAGCGCGATTTCCAATACTCAAGGTGGTATTCTTTACCGCAACAATACCGGATGGGTGGCATTACCTCCGGGAACAAATGGTCAATACTTACAAACTCAAGGTGCTAGCGCCAATCCTCAATGGGCGACAGTGTCTGCGGGCTCTTCAGGGACTGTGACAAGTGTAAGTGCCGGAACCGGTTTAACGGGGGGGCCTATTACCACGTCGGGTTCGTTGGCGGTCAATGTGGGAACCGGGGCAAACCAGATTCCTCAGCTTGATGGTTCAGGAAAATTAGTGGCCGCTGTCATCCCCACAAATATTGTGACGTCATCAACGACCCTAGGTGGCGATCTTTCTGGAAACTTACCAAATCCAAATGTGGTGGGTCTCCGGGGACGTGCGATTGATGCGACGGCACCAACTGATGGACAAGTTCTTATTTGGGATAATGGCAATACAACTTGGAAAGCCCAACACGTAAGAATGGAAGACGTGCGGAACGCTTGGGGTGGCACGCAAATGATTCCGGCGACGGCGTGTGCTGCGAACCAAGCGATGATCTGGAGTGTGCTCACGGATCGTTTCACATGTCAGAATATCGGTTCTTTAGATGCCGCCGCAATAACAACGGGTGTTTTAAACACAGGAAGATTAGGTACGGGCACAGCAGATAATACGAAATATCTGCGTGGGGATGGGACCTGGCAAACAATTTCTTCCAGTGATGCGACCAAACTTCCTTTAGCTGGTGGTCAGATGGCTGGCGACATCGACATGAATACGCATAAGATCACGAATGTATCAAATGTTCCTTGGACGGCCGTAAATCCTGGCGGTAGTAACGATATGCAGTCACTTCGTTGGGATGATACTGCGAAAGAGTGGAAATGGTTCACAGCCGGAGCTGCGGGTTCGGGGATTACTTCTGTTAATGGTGCTACCGGTGCCGCGCACACCCTTGCTCCGACAGCGTCGGGGACTTCTTACGGATTTACGACAAGTTCAAATACGCACACATTCTCAATCCCTTCCGCAAGTGGCGCGGGTGTGACGGCGGGCACGATTTCAAAAACAGAATACGACAGCTTTGCTGCGAAACAGGCTCCCGGAAATTACGCTACGGCTTTGTCGGGTGATGTGACTTCGACAGGTTATTCTGCAGGAACTTTGACCACATCTATCGCTAATAATGCCGTTGTCACAGCTAAGATTAATGACGGCGCCGTGACCGGAGCAAAACTTGAAGATGTGTCAGGCTTAGTTGCCGGTACATACCCAAAAGTCACCGTGGATGCGAAAGGTCGTGTGACGACAGGGGCTTCGCTGGCCGCGACGGATATTCCAAATTTGGATGCTGCCAAAATCGCGACCGGTGTTTTTCCGGTTGCGAGATTAGCAACGGGCACACCGGACGGAACAAAATTTTTGCGTGACGATGGCACATGGCAACCGGTTTCGGTCACCGAAACGGATCCACAAGTAGGCGCTAATACTACGAACTATGTTTCTAAATGGGATGGTTCAGCTCTGGTTGCCAGCGGAATTTCGGAAGTCAGTGGTAATGTCGGCATAGGTATCGCCTCCGCTTCTTATCCATTAGAGATTCAAAAAAATCATAACGGTGAAACCTCTTTACGCTTGCGTAACACCAATACCGGAAATGCTTCAGAAGCCGGCATTGTTATTGAAAACAATGCGGGCATCGCGGGTAATATATTTAGTACTTCCGCAAATTATGCGGCGGTCACGGCTTATCAGGATCGCTTCAATGTGGTTGCCGCCACGAACGTCTCGGGGCTAACCTTGGCTGCTGAAAACGGAGACATTCGCTTCTTGGCCACGGGCCAAAATGAGCGCATGCGTATGACGGCGACGGGTGACCTAGGTATCGGAGTGGTTTCGCCGGATGCTAAACTTCATGTGGCAGGTCAGATAAAAATCACCGGGGGATCTCCTGGTCTGGGTAAAGTTTTAACTTCGGATGCGAATGGTTTAGCAACATGGCAAACGGCTTCTGTTACCGAAACGGATCCACAAGTGGGCGCCAATGCCACAAACTATCTTTCTAAATGGGATGGCTCTGCGTTGGTCACAAGTGGAGTTTTTGAAAACGGCGGCAATGTTGGTATTGGAACGGGAAGTCCGGGTGCTCCTTTAGATATTGGCGGCACCGTGAAATTGGGCCTAAACGCCGCCGGAGGCGCCGATCAATTTGTATTTAGTAATACTACGGGAAATGCTTATCTTTTTGGGTATTCCACGGGCAACACGAGTGCCACAATTGGCGCGTATAATTGGAACACCTCTTCGGGCGTAGACCTTGTGTTTAATCCCAGCGGTGGCAATGTGGGTATCGGCACGACATCCCCCACATCTGCCTTAGACGTGAATGGCGTTGTTCGCATTCGTGGGGGTACACCGGGCGCGGGAAAAGTCCTGACGGCTTCAGATGCTAACGGGAATGCGACCTGGGTCACACCGACGGCTGGTGGCAGTGGAACGGTCACTAGTGTGGCGGCGGGAACTGGTTTGACAGGCGGTACAATCACAACGACAGGGACTTTAGCGGTGAATGTGGGGACGGGTGCCAACCAAATCCCGCAACTTGATGGCTCTGGAAAATTGCTAGCAGCGGTATTGCCAACGGATCTGGTGACAACGTCGACCACTTTAGGTGATGACCTTTCGGGCAGTTTACCTAATCCAAAAGTCGTGCGTGTACAGGGGCGGGCCGTAGCAAGTACGGCACCGGCTGATGGTCAAGTGATGTTGTGGGATACAAATACGTGGAAGCCAGAGTATGTGCGTATGCAAGACATCCGCAATGCTTGGGGTGGCACACAAATGATTCCCTCGACAGCTTGTACTGCCAGTGAAACGATGGCTTGGAGTGTGGTGACAGATCGTTTTACCTGTCAAAGCATCGGTTCATTGAATGCTTCGACTATCACGGGGGGAGTTTTAGCCACCGGCCGACTTGGTACCGGGACCGCTGATGCCACCACCTATTTACGTGGGGACGGCACTTGGCAAAGCATCTCCTCGTCGGAAACCGATCCCAAAGTGGGCGCCAACACGACCAACTATCTTTCGAAATGGAATGGCACTGCTTTAGTAGCCAGCGCTGTTTCTGAGTCTTCTGGGTCCGTGGGAATCGGAACGGCTTCCCCTTCTCAAAAACTTCACGTGCGCTCGGCCAACGCCTCGGACGAAATTCGTATTGAAAATACTTCTTCTTCCGCCGCTCGAAATCCTCGGGTTGCCATCGTAAATTACCAAGGAGCCGTTGCCGGTTCGGGAGGTTTCCCGGAAACTCGCTTCGTCAATCTCCGCGGTACCTCCGCTTCTGCTTCAGCCACGACATCCGGTGATATGTTAGGTATTATGTCCTTTTACGGTATGGGCGCAACCGACTGGGTTCAAGGCGCAAAGATTTCTGTTGGTACAGAAGAAACATTCACCGACGGTACCGCCGCTTCCTACATGACTTTTGCGACCACGTCTTCCGGCGCGGCCTCATCGACGGAAAAAATAAGAATTACGGCATCGGGCAACGTGGGCGTCGGCACCACGTCTCCGGGCGCTAAATTGGAAGTCGCGGGGCAAGTGAAGATCACTGGCGGGTCGCCCGGGAATGGAAAAGTTTTAACCTCCGATGGGGCGGGTTTAGCGTCTTGGCAAAATGTGAGCTATTCGGAGACAGACCCAAAGATAGGCTCTAATTCAACAAACTATGTGTCTAAGTGGAATGGTTCGGCCCTAGTGGCCAGTGGCATCTCGGATGATGGTACAAATGTCGCGGTGACCGGAAACCTTCGCACGACAGGACAGATCAGCACGCCTTCACAAGCTTTAACTGTGGCATCGATTGATTGGAATTCAGGCAACACCGCTAAAACAAGTTATGATTGCAGCGGGAACTTAAGCTTCGCCAACCTTCGTGATGGCGGTACCTATACCCTCGTTGTGACAAGCACGGGAACAACTCAATGTAGCTTCTCAACAACGACGACGGGTACTGATTCCGGTACGGTTTCTTATCGCTTTAAACCAGCCAATGCGGCTCGTACGGCTTCGTCTTACACTGTGTACACGCTTCTTCGCGTTGGCAATGAAGTGCTTGTTTCATGGACCTCAGGATTTTAA
- a CDS encoding M56 family metallopeptidase, producing MDFTFFDYVWRGLTVGVLSSAIVLAVLFVTSLFIDKKATRQQMKYFFHTQVTLSLVVFILSFAWVVCVDPELASGCFSLFAKDKSFFTVTRFLAALWVAGFVGFAVLDLFRIWKSTDADLQDTQDKELLSRFQGLVFKFEIKSGVVLKISKNSSSPYAEGLFSHKVVLPSEILKMSSENITHIIAHELVHVRDKDSIWKVLELLGRRVLFFNPFLYFLAKKHLLAIEMAADEQAVVTTQVKAKDYIKTLIEVVSLHRVTGHNPLALNASRTFKETKERMEALVLNQELKPKKNLVNFMIFGSVLISLGFSVAQARSTVQESVQRNFETGMMCSQVHHEQMIESWLRIPVEKNKCEE from the coding sequence ATGGACTTCACCTTTTTTGATTACGTATGGAGAGGATTAACGGTCGGGGTTTTGAGCTCGGCGATCGTGCTGGCAGTTCTTTTTGTGACCTCTTTGTTCATTGATAAAAAAGCCACTCGCCAGCAGATGAAATATTTCTTTCATACGCAGGTGACTTTATCACTGGTGGTTTTTATTTTAAGTTTCGCTTGGGTTGTTTGTGTCGATCCAGAACTTGCTAGTGGTTGTTTTAGTCTTTTTGCTAAAGATAAATCTTTCTTTACGGTGACGCGTTTTTTGGCGGCCTTATGGGTGGCAGGATTCGTGGGCTTTGCGGTATTAGACCTTTTTAGAATCTGGAAATCAACCGACGCCGATCTTCAAGATACCCAAGACAAAGAACTGCTTAGTCGCTTCCAAGGACTTGTGTTCAAATTTGAAATCAAGTCTGGCGTGGTTTTAAAAATTTCTAAGAATTCTTCTAGTCCCTATGCGGAAGGTCTTTTTTCGCATAAGGTGGTTTTGCCGTCAGAAATTTTGAAAATGAGTTCTGAAAATATAACCCATATTATCGCCCATGAACTGGTTCATGTGCGTGATAAAGATTCTATTTGGAAAGTTTTAGAACTCTTGGGTCGTCGTGTTTTATTTTTCAATCCGTTTCTGTATTTCTTGGCAAAAAAGCATTTACTGGCCATTGAAATGGCGGCGGATGAACAAGCGGTCGTGACGACGCAAGTAAAAGCTAAAGATTATATTAAGACTTTGATTGAAGTGGTAAGTTTGCACCGCGTGACGGGACATAATCCGTTGGCATTGAATGCCAGTCGCACGTTTAAAGAAACCAAGGAACGCATGGAGGCATTGGTTTTAAACCAAGAGCTAAAGCCAAAAAAGAATTTGGTGAATTTCATGATCTTTGGTTCGGTTTTAATTTCATTAGGTTTTTCCGTGGCTCAAGCGCGGTCGACAGTGCAAGAGTCCGTACAACGAAACTTTGAGACGGGGATGATGTGTTCCCAGGTTCATCACGAACAGATGATTGAATCTTGGTTGCGTATTCCGGTCGAAAAGAATAAGTGCGAAGAGTAA
- a CDS encoding DsbA family protein: MKNIIGALIIAALLTGCALGENQVKEALRKNPQIVFDTIEENPERFIEVVNRAAQKAQEAQYLKRAEIEKQKQDQDLKNPKKPSIQKDRRISGSDEGKIVIVEYADFQCPACRMAYSSLKQFKEKYKDQVQFYYKHMPLDFHPMAYPAAVYYEAIRLQDKNKAAKFYDELFLNQKDLSESFFNKTAAKVGANMQRLKADMKSDQIKKIIDADMDEFQSFGFSGTPALIMNGVAMDGAQSLAALEALAKKVTAQE, from the coding sequence ATGAAAAACATCATTGGAGCTTTAATTATCGCAGCATTGCTAACAGGGTGTGCCTTGGGTGAAAATCAAGTGAAAGAAGCCCTCCGGAAGAACCCTCAAATCGTTTTTGACACGATCGAGGAAAACCCGGAGCGTTTTATTGAGGTCGTTAATCGGGCAGCGCAAAAAGCTCAAGAGGCTCAATACTTAAAGAGAGCTGAAATTGAAAAACAAAAACAAGATCAGGATCTAAAAAATCCCAAAAAACCAAGTATCCAAAAAGACCGCCGCATTTCGGGAAGTGATGAGGGCAAGATCGTGATTGTGGAATACGCGGATTTTCAGTGTCCGGCGTGTCGAATGGCGTACTCTTCTTTGAAACAGTTTAAAGAAAAATATAAAGATCAAGTGCAGTTCTATTACAAGCACATGCCCTTAGACTTTCACCCCATGGCTTATCCCGCGGCTGTTTATTACGAAGCCATTCGGTTGCAGGATAAAAATAAAGCGGCGAAGTTTTACGATGAGCTTTTCTTGAATCAAAAAGACCTGTCTGAAAGTTTTTTTAATAAGACGGCCGCAAAAGTTGGGGCCAATATGCAAAGACTTAAGGCTGATATGAAATCAGACCAGATCAAGAAGATCATCGACGCGGACATGGATGAATTTCAAAGTTTCGGCTTTAGTGGAACGCCGGCGTTAATTATGAACGGTGTGGCGATGGACGGGGCGCAAAGTTTGGCGGCCTTAGAGGCCTTGGCCAAAAAAGTGACGGCTCAAGAATAA